The following is a genomic window from Nicotiana tabacum cultivar K326 chromosome 3, ASM71507v2, whole genome shotgun sequence.
CATACTAAGAGAAGACATGTTGCGACCAAAACGCAATATTTATACAAACAAAGACGTGGGAATTAATATGCAATTGGTAAAGAAGCAGATGCAGTGCATTCCAATTTGGCCATTCTATGTTTTTGTGTtgctttttcaagaaaatcaagtTTCATTAGCTTTAACATCAGTGTTAGCAAAGCCTCACTGCGCAGAAAAATGTGGCAACTTGACCATTCCTTATCCATTTGGAATAGGGAGAAAGTGTTACTTTGACAAGCCATTTGAAATTATGTGCAACCACAAGATTGCTTACCTGCCTTGGCTTAATGAATCGGTATCCCATATTTCAACGAACTCTATCAAGACTATAGTGAATTTCGTACCTGTTCCTTATAACAGATCCTCTGGACAAAATGTATATGGGGATGAAAGTGGATACGGATCTAATGACGATCCGTATTTTAGCATTTCACCAACTAAGAATAAGTTGGTAGGAATTGGATGTGATATGTTTGCttatgccaaagatgaagatAATGGAGACATTGTAAGTGGATGTGCCTCTCTCTGCAACATTAATTATGATGGTACTAATGGTAGTTACAGAGCTGCAGTTACTTCATCGTCGTCGACGCATTGCACAGGAAGTAATGGTTGTTGTGAAACTGCTTTCTCAAAAGTACCAAAAAGTTTCACAGCCTCAATACAAACCATGAATACACAGCAAACCACATGGGCATCTAGCAATTGCAGCTATATTTTATTTGTGGACAAAGGTTTTTCTAACTTCACTGAATTGCTAGGTAAGTATTCAACTTCCAACTGCAATATAGATTACTATTTTGCAGCTGAATGGACGCTGGATTGGGTAATTGGGAATGTTAGTTGTAACCATGCCATCAAAAGCCCAAAATATGCATGTGGAAAACATAGTCAGTGTATCAACGAATCTGCCAGAGAAGCCGGCGGATACAGATGCGATTGCTCTCCTGGTTTTCAAGGCAATCCTTACCTCCCTAATGGATGCCAAGGTTTGAAAATGACTTAAGTCCCTTGTTTCACTTATCTGAGAAGAAAAAGACAGGAGCAAAATAACATGTTagtatttgttattttttctcAAGTACTCTCTTTGTTTTATTGTTCTACAGATATCAATGAGTGTGCAACTCCAAATGGAAAACGTTGTCCAAATAATACTCAGTGCATTAATACATCTGGAAGCTTCTTTTGTGAGCCAAATAGCGAGAGACGCATGCTCAGTAAACAGCTCTACATAGGTACTCAGCTTCCACCTCGATGTATTTCCTATATGAATTTTCTAGGGTGTAAATTTGAGCTCAAACCCGTTTAATTCGCCCAATCCAAAAATGGTTAGGTTGGTTATTGACCCACTCATTTATTGAACACAACCTATTTTGACCCAATTCATTTGAGCTCATCTAAAGTTATGCTGATTTTTACCCCAAATTGATCCATGACTAACGTtgctaaaatatttttaaaataatttttcttttgttttatattatttatgaccataaaaaagaaaaaagtcctatttgataattaaacaattcataagaaaataatacacATCAATTAAAGCTTAGTAAGAGTTGAGGGGATTGGGTTATGACCCAAAATTTAGCTAAACTTGACCCAACTCATCTCAACCCAAGCTACTTTTGGGCGGGTCATTGTCCCGTCCATTTATTGACTTAACCTATTTTGAACCCCCAAAATAAGCCCAACTCACCCATTTGACGCCCCTGGAACTCTCTCCCAGTGACTTCCAATTTTCATCCAAAATAAAATCATTAGAATTTTCAATCAAAGTAATCGCTTTCAGGAAGGGCATATCACTTATCTTAATCTATGTTTCAAAATTGCAAAAACTAAAAACACAAGAGGGATCAAGCTAAGTGTTCCCATTTTTTTCATTGTTGTTATCCCTTATTCTTGTGAATTTGGTGAGAAATCAACAAATGGAGAACCCTAGATTAGAATCAGAGAAGAGGGAGAAGAGAGGAGCCTCGTGAAAATGACTTTCATTGAAGAAGAAATGAGACAATTGATTTACAGTTGTACAGTGATACCTCTTATATAACTAACTGATAATAATATCTCCTAACTATCCTTATAACAAATAACTAACTCTACTAACCACTAATCTTTTATTATTTACAAAGAGGCCCCTCAAGGCATGTGATACCTATTTAGACAATTCTGTTTATTACCATATTCTAGGATTTCCAAAATGAGTcatgttcttttctttttcttttgtcaaATTTGTTCTGCAAACAAACAGGTATTGTAGCAGCAAGTAGTTCTCTAATCCTACTGGCTGTTTGTCTTTGGCTATGTCGACGacttcaaaaaagaaaagagatgaaAACTAAACAAAGGTTTTTCAAGAGGAATGGCGGACTGTTATTGCAACAACGGATCTCTTTAAGTGGACAAAGTAGTAATGATAACACTTTGCCAGGATTGAAACTTTTCATAAAAGAGGAGTTGGAAAAAGCAACAGACAACTTCAACGAACGTCGAATTCTAGGTAGGGGAGGGCTTGGAACTGTCTATAAAGGAATGTTAGTAGATGGAAGTATTGTGGCTGTGAAGAAATCCAACATAGTGGATGAAAATCAGGTTGATCAGTTCATTAACGAAATTCTCATTCTCTCCCAATTAAGTCACAGGCACATAGTCAAAATATTAGGTTGTTGTTTAGAGACTCAAGTTCCGCTCTTAGTGTATGAATATATCTCAAATGGCACATTGGCATCTCATATACATAGAAATTTTAGTCCAAGTTGCTCAACCACATCAACAACAATAGGACTAACTTGGGAGCATCTTGCGAGTTGCTGCAGAAGCTGCAGGGGCGCTTTCTTACTTGCACTCATGTGCTTCTAATGCAATTTTCCACAGAGATATCAAATCAAGCAATATACTATTGGACGAGAATTTTAGAGCTGTGATATCTGATTTTGGTATTTCAAGGTTAGTACCCATCGACAAGACTCACTTAACGACTCTAGTTGGAGGTACATTTGGTTATTTGGACCCTGAATACTTTCGATCAGGCCAGCTTAGTGATAAAAGTGATGTCTATGCATTTGGTGTCGTTTTGGCGGAGCTTTTAACAAGCCAAAAAGCTGTATCTTTAGATACAAATAACTATGATCAAGGTCTAGTAATGCGTTTCAAGTCATCGTTAAAACAAGGTCGTATACTTGACATTGTAGATCCTGAAATTGTTGAACTTGTGAATGAGGAGGTTATTCTTGCTGTAGCCAAGCTTGCCAAAAGATGCTTAAAGTTTAACTCAAGGGAAAGGCCATATATGAAAGAGGTAGCAACAGTGCTTGACCAACTAAGAAACACAAGGAGTGATGTGATTTGCGGTAATAGTTTTCAAGATAACGTGTCTCTAAGAAGTGAAAGCTCAAGTAGCTATGTATCAGATAGTCAAATAGAAGAAAAAGCATCACCTAAAGTCCCATAATTGATAACAAATTCCCTATTACTAGAGAAAGTGTTTGTAGTGGTTTAATTTCTTGTGATTTAGGCAATTGCCTTGGTATGTAATTAACGAAATCTCTTTGAAAGTGTGCAGTAATGCATTGTTGAATTTAATGATGATTGCAATAAGAGAACAAAAAATTGTGCTGTTGCTTGAAGCCTTCCGATAACAtcctacaacaacaataacccagtggAACCCCATAAGTGGGGTATTGGGAGAGTATTACCCAgtggaatcccacaagtggggtttggggagggtattgtatacgcagaccttacccctccCCTgggaaggtagagaggctgtttccgatagaaccTCGACTCAAAAagatgaaaagaaataaaagaaacctTCCGATAATATATACAGTTCGTAAAAGGTTTTCGGAGTCCGAACTTCCACCCATGGGTTTTGGTATGTGGCGCTGAATATATAGTTTCATGTATAGTAATAACTAATATCCAATGTCAGAAATGGGATGCCGAATTGATTATAGACTAAAAAACCTTTTAGAAACTTAATGAACAGCTATCAATTGAACTATAACAAGATTCCACAAACTTCTGTAATTACATTTGCTCAAACAAATATTCTTTTGTAACATGATTTACAAATCAAAATCCTCTGCACATGAAGATCAAACAAAATTAAGTATAAGTGTATAACATCCACTTATGATCTCATTCAAACGTTTTCTACCACTGGCAAATGGCTTAGCCAAGGAAGCAGCTTTTCATGGACAAGATCAGGTCTGTCATCATGAGGACAATGTCCGACACCTTCCAAAAGAAATAGACTCACATTTGGTTTTTGAGAAGGTAAGGATGAGAAGTATTTACCAACAGGACCATCAATTGGGGTAAATGGATCTTGATCACCCCATAAGACAAGGATAGGCAATGTCAGATTTGGGATCAATTGCACTGGATTTGGCCCCGGGGGACCTGTCACAATGGAAATGAAAGCATCGAGCGCGCCTTCATCATCTGCTGGTCCCTTGATAATCTCCACCAGATCTTCGTCCACAGACTTCTTATTCCCATAGACAGACAACAAGATATTCTTCAGATTTTCTCTCTGTTTGACCCGATTAAAGATTGCAGAAGCAACTGATCTCTGGTTCAATAAGAAGTCAACAAGCCAGAGTAACGGCAATAATAACTTAATCCTCCAATCATCAACAATTGCCTTGTTATTCATGCCTCCAGCACAGTTCAATAAAACAAGCCCTTGAATGGATGTTTGTGAAGGATCTGCAGCAGCTATTACACAAGCAAGGCTTCCAACAGAGTTCCCTACCAATACAGTTGGTCTTTGAATAATTTCATTTGCAAAATCCAATATTAACTGAGCCCAAGATTCCATGTTATATTGAAAACCTGCTGGTTTGTCAGAAGCACCAAAGCCAAGGAGGTCAATAGCATACACGGTGTAGTTTTGAGCGAGCGTCGCAATGTTCCTGCGCCAATGGGCGACAGAGGCACCAAAACCATGAACTAGGAGTAGGGAAGGGCAAGAAGTGTTGTTGTTGTGTGCTTGATAAAACAAGTAATTTATGTTGTAACCTCTCCAAACCCAAGTTTTGCAAATTGTCTTAATTTCTTTCACCTCAAGTGGTAATGGTTCTTCCTCCTTTGAAACAATGGCGGAGGTGGAGGAGGTAAAGCATTTGATGCTGCTAGTGGTGATACACCTGTGCTCGGTCTGACTACTTTGAAGACCAATGTTCAAATTGAAGATGGCATTACATTGCTTCTTTAAGTTCCTACAGGCAGCAATTGGTGATGAAGGTAGAACAAGGGGAGAAGCACGAACTGCGACAACCATTGTTTCCCTGGCCTTCTAAAGCTTCTGCAAATAAAGGAAGATACATAAGATCTTTTCTTTTTGAAGGGGTGGAAAAACATAATACTGAACAAACAATGGTAATGTATGGGGTGAAACTCTTGCTCCACAGTCATAAGATACCCCATGACATATAAGAAGTATAAAGGACACAAAAGAGCTAGAGTAATCATCAGTTACAGGTGCATTTCAATAAGAATACATATTCGACGGAACATCCAGACTAAGAACAAGGCAGTATGGCAATGAGAACACCTTCCCTTCTTAATGAGATTCACGAACATTTCCCTTTAGACTTATTAAGGATTTAGAGAAGAAGCAGAAAAGAATTAAGGAAATGCCTGTACGGTTCAATCTTTTTAAAATATGAACACAAAATGGTGAGATGTTTTGCTCGACTACTATGCAGCAAGCTACAAGCTTCAAAATATGTCATCAGCAACAAGAAAGGTCATCAACATCCAACAATTAGAACAAaaaatcttttaataataaacaTGAGCTTTTAATTCCCATCTGGGCTGCATTATCAGAATGGTGTATAGACACACCAACCAGCAGATGCTGAAGTAAAGCTTACAGTGTAACAGTAGCATCTAACATGAACAAATCAAGTCAAGACAATTCATTTAAAAGGAGAGTTCAAGCTATTTGAGACAACTCGAATCAAGCCTACAGTGCAATAAGGGCAAAAGATGGTAAATTATCTTTTATAATAATGTTTGTGTCAAACTCAGTGCAGCAGACTAATTAAATATTCAAACTATCTTAGGGATGTGATTAGTACAGCCGATATATTAATTATGCAAACTATCTTAGGGATGTGATTCATTTTATGTTTTGATTTGGATAGCCAAAATATTCCAACCAGAACTGATCATGCATAGTTAAACTCctatttttcttgtctttttggtTGCTGAAATCATTAATATCATAATTCCTACATCTTTCACTTCCCAAGAAAAAGCTTTTTGAAACACTTTAAAATAAGCGCTAATATCGAGAATAAATAAGTCATTAGTAAAGCTTGATCCTCTTCAAAGATTTCCAAAGGCATTCCAGTCCAAAATTGGCCAAATCTATTGCTTTTAGAACTTAAAGCAATCATGAGGggcaaattaaaacaaaaatcatCAGCGAAATGAAAAGTGTAGAACTCAATTATAGTGAACCCCAAATACCAAATTCTCCGCAGAAAAGAACCAAAACGCCGTAAAAATctaaatctttcaacttcattaGAAAAAATGGTAGATGAAATGCAAGAACCAAACCGTAAGTGGAGAAAACCAGAGGGAGAGAGATGTGATTTTGGCAAGTACCTGCGATGAACTAACCACACTCACTTGGAACACTTAGAAACTAGAATTGAAGTAAGGAGGAAAAGGAAGCTATCGAAAAGCAAAATATCTGCATAGCTCTTCGCGTAGGCAGCAGCAGTTCTATTACACAACAAGACAGAACAAAGAGGGTCTCGTGGGTGAAAGTTTGAGGCTGTCTTCAGTTTGACACAAGTTCttttcgtttcttctttctttttcattttaacCCCATATTGTTGTGGCATTCTTACTTTGCCCTCAACagtttatttcaattttttctttttactttggTAGTACTATTATTAGTTTCTTCTTTGATTCTACACATTAACATCGATTAGACAACTAGATTTTTAGCTTGGCGTGTAAACATAAACTTTAATTGTGTACCAGGAAtttgaacatgataatcttacacaaaattattatataaaatataccTGAATCGTAAAGCGGAAGCGTTAGTTGGAATTAGTTTCTCGCCCCTTGCCCTAGCTTTCGTTACCACCATCTTTAAAGAtggaagagagaaaataaaatacagtaacccTAATGGGTGGGGAGAGGGCTAACTTATAGAGGTTTTCAATTAATCCGGTGCGTCCATCAAGTAACCGATCGGATGGATGAGATTTGatcattaattaatattaattatggGCCTTAAACCTATTGGGCCACATACACGTAGGAAAAAATAACttacattctcccacttggcccaataatcacataatattaatgtttaacaatataaacATTAGTTGCGGATAAACAAATCTCTTATATAACGTCCATCATAAATACCATAATACGATAAAATACTAAATGTGAGTTATAGcgattatatataatttttctacGTACTCCCTTCCATATACTACAACATTAGCAACTCATCGTACTAggtccataaggtataaaatatTATGGTCCACAATATTGTCTCATTAAGACTTATCCtgcaatatctcaaaacaataatgTGTGCATCATTATGAGAAACAAGAAATCATTAATGTATATCAAAAATACATAAATGAGCTCAGTGTGTCAAAACAACATAAATACATCAGTCATAAATACACTCAAGACCCATTCTATGTACATGTTCTTTAAATATCTTTGGTTGTAACCTTTCGTTAACGGATCTGCAATCATGAGATCTGTTCTAATATGCTCAAGTGACACTCTTTGTTTTTGAACATCCTCCTTGACGGTAAAGTACTTTAATTCCATATGTTTGGCACCTTTGGAGTACTTATCGTTCTTGGAGACGAATACTGCTACAGAATTATCACAATAAATTTTCAGCGGCTTAGTAATGGTGTCTACAACCCCAAGTCCTGAAATAAAGTTTCGCAGCCATAATGCATGAATTGTGGCTTCAAGATATGCCACAAATTCTGCTTCCATCGTGGATGTAGCAATGACAGATTGTTTGGCACTCTTCCACGATATTGCTCATTCAGCTAATTGGAACAAATAACCAAACATAGACTTTCTGATGTCAATATATCCAATGAAATCTAAATCCGAGTATCCAACAACTTCCAAATGCTTGGACCTTCTATACATGAGCATGTAATCCTCCGTTCCTCTCAGGTACCTCAAAACTTTCTTTGCAGCTTTCCAGTGATCAATTCATGGGTTACTCTGATATCTTCCCAGTATTGCGACCGCAAACCTAATATCCAGTCTTGTGCAAGTCTGAGCATACATCAGACTACCAATAATAGAAGAGTAAGGAATTGATTCCATTTCTTTTCGTTCTACATCATTCTTAgggcattgcatgagactaaatttGTCTCTGTTCATGTTAAATCTCTCTAGAACTCTTACGATATAGCCTTTCTAAGAAAATCCCAATAATCCTTGTGATCTATCACGGAATATTTCTATTTCTATTACATAAGATGTCTCACCCATatcttttatttcaaaattcttagaGAGAAAGTCTTTAATCTCACGCAATATACCTAAATCATTAGCAACAAGTAGAATATCGTCAGCCtataagactaaaaatataaacttgTTCACACTGATCTTTTGGTGTATACACCGATTAACGGTATTTTCCACAAATCCAAAAGATGTTATGGTATCATTAAACTTTATATACCATTGTCGTgaggcttgtttaagtccatatattGACTTCTTTAGTTTACACACCATTTGACATTTTCCTTTAGTTTCGAAACCCTCTAGTTGGTTTATATAAACTTCCACCTTGGGATCTCCATTAAGGAAGGCAGTTTTCATATCCATTTGGTGTAACTCTAAATCATAATGAGCCACCAAAGCCATAATAATTCTTAacgagtctttctttgagaccggTGAAAAGTTCTCTTTATAATCAATGCCTCCTTTCTGAGTATAACCCTTGGCAACAAGTCTGGCTTTGTATCGCTCAATATTGCCATTTGAATCGCATTTGGTCTTAAATACCCATCTACACCCGATTCTTTTAAAACTTTCTGGCAATTCAACAAGATCCCAGAGTAATAGaatataagggtccaccaaactctataAAGAATCAGGTTCTCTATCAGGTTCGACAGTACACACAGAGCATCAAATAAACGATAAGAGGAATTTTACATGAAAAATTCCCAACTCAACGgtattaaaaaccacgacctaccctggTAGGATTTAAACTTCACTATTGAGCAACTTTCAtattacaacctatgcaatctaggaattaaactctaaatctctcactaacttgtaatactctattacaaaCCACTTTGTAATAAACACTATTAGAAAGACTTTACAACATGATTAACTCTATTCAAGACTCAAACACACTGGTTTAAGGTTTATAAGTTCCTATAAAATGCTTCTAAATAAGCTAGATAGGAattgtcacgccccctttttcctcgtggagtccgggtttcgatatTTCTTGGGAAcaacttatttccttttggaaattgggtatggaatttgaagagtcaccacctaacaaatttaaggtgtgttagggcacctaaagcaaataactcataaaCCGATTTGTGTTACCAAAGATTGTATAAGAGCTCGAAATAAccctgaggggaaggtgttaggtacccctcgaggtccacaatggtgggtatCGACCAAACTCGAATTaggtgaattagtcttataaacaaataaagcaatttagacaaatagatattttgtttaaaaataagGGGGTAAAGGGGGCCCTAGGGTGTTTAGCCTATAAGATAACTTctgtgcaatacttggtaatcgtCCCCAAGTTAGGATGCTACACATAACATTAGCGCacaagtcatcatatcctttactacccgattaccctccccttagtggttatataagcgattCTAACTAAACGTactctatgcgtgcattaccATTCCCTTACTTATGGTCCTAGAGGTGTTTAGAACTTTTAGTTAAGGTGGATCTAGACTCTCCTATAgtgtttaaaaggataaaatctaagcgacaataaaaacaaataggactgtcacataaaggaacaattaaaggctcacattttacctccgCAAATAACCAGGCAATTACACGTCTCAAATAACAGTATTTCAGATACTTTAGAAATCCTATAGTAGGATATCTTGGTGAGCACAAAGCAGAACATATGCAGTGGTTTATTAAAGCGAGGCAGAAGGTACTAATCAATTGCCTACTGAATTTAGGACTAGTTGAATCTGGGCAGTTCACAAACAGTTAGACAAAGCACAGTTTTATAATTTCAAGATTTTAGTTCCCCTACAGGCTTTCCTAGGCGTGGATCAGAGAtgtcctataaacatgatatctaatcgtTAATCAGAATCACAATAAACTAGTAAACGATTTTAAGCAAGCAGTTTGGTtcattaggtcctataggcatgctgtctagatGCTGAAAAATAATCACAAACGTTATAGAACTAGTTTTATATATAAGCCTGATATCTAGGTGTTGGGATTGATTTTATACGTatttcttataggcatgattgctACTGAAGAAACTAATTTTCTTATATGATTTGACTGCAAGTATGATATCAGGGTGAGTGCAATAAAGTCCTagagcatggtttctaatgcacatAGGAGAATTTATGAACATGATTGTTAAGGCTGAATTAACAACAACCTAGAGATATGATTTCTAGCACGGATATGAATATGTATAAATAGAAATTTAGAGCAAATACATGATgaacctataggcatattttctaatGCAAGTAAATAATCATAACAGTCcaaagagcatgatttctacccgattTCCCCATAAGACATATATAAAATTCCCTCCTATTTTACTAATATCCCCAATATTTGTTTTACAAGaattattattacagacccaaaatgaatgaatgaattacaGAAATGAGACTACTAAACTATAGGGAGCATGAATAGGCCTAGAGAGTAAACCTAAAAAGCCAGGGCTTCAACCAAGTACGACATGCCAATATTTTCATAGTGCATCCAATGGTATCctgtgtgtcaaagttcccaagggcatCAGGGATCCCGGGTAATGCTCACACCagaaatctttttaaaaaaaacccTTTT
Proteins encoded in this region:
- the LOC107824051 gene encoding uncharacterized protein LOC107824051 — encoded protein: MVVAVRASPLVLPSSPIAACRNLKKQCNAIFNLNIGLQSSQTEHRCITTSSIKCFTSSTSAIVSKEEEPLPLEVKEIKTICKTWVWRGYNINYLFYQAHNNNTSCPSLLLVHGFGASVAHWRRNIATLAQNYTVYAIDLLGFGASDKPAGFQYNMESWAQLILDFANEIIQRPTVLVGNSVGSLACVIAAADPSQTSIQGLVLLNCAGGMNNKAIVDDWRIKLLLPLLWLVDFLLNQRSVASAIFNRVKQRENLKNILLSVYGNKKSVDEDLVEIIKGPADDEGALDAFISIVTGPPGPNPVQLIPNLTLPILVLWGDQDPFTPIDGPVGKYFSSLPSQKPNVSLFLLEGVGHCPHDDRPDLVHEKLLPWLSHLPVVENV